In the Flavobacterium sp. J372 genome, one interval contains:
- a CDS encoding DUF4476 domain-containing protein has product MKKLVLSIVAVLFATIGNAQLNPVGNLTIFSEDGQKFYLELNGERYNTEPQTNVRIEELPNPYYSCKVVFADSSIPTLSKNTLDIADMDGIMQDVTYRIKNSNGKRSLKYYSSVPVEGNMPRPRNVAVYRYGTPNDMIMRADGVVVTETTTVQQSMGMGNSVGVGMNVGGVNMGVSINVPGETVMTTSTTTTTTSSGTRYNDNVRPNDNAPRGCRYAMSARDYDDAKATIKSISFDDTRASTAMQIISANCLNTSQIIGLLDLFSFEDTKLNLAKTAYGYCVDQNNYYKVVTAFKFDSSKEELNRYMQQNRR; this is encoded by the coding sequence ATGAAAAAACTTGTACTTTCTATTGTTGCTGTATTATTTGCCACAATTGGCAATGCACAGCTGAATCCTGTAGGTAACCTTACTATCTTTTCTGAAGATGGGCAGAAGTTTTACCTTGAACTGAATGGGGAGCGCTATAATACCGAGCCGCAAACCAACGTGCGTATTGAAGAGCTGCCTAACCCGTATTACAGCTGTAAGGTGGTATTTGCGGACAGCAGCATACCTACCCTGAGCAAGAACACACTTGATATTGCTGATATGGATGGCATAATGCAGGATGTAACCTACCGCATTAAAAACAGTAACGGCAAGAGATCGCTTAAATATTACTCTTCGGTTCCTGTTGAAGGCAATATGCCACGCCCGAGGAATGTTGCCGTGTATCGTTACGGCACGCCGAATGACATGATTATGCGAGCTGATGGTGTGGTGGTTACTGAGACTACAACAGTACAGCAGTCTATGGGTATGGGTAACAGCGTAGGCGTAGGCATGAATGTAGGCGGTGTAAATATGGGTGTGAGCATCAATGTTCCCGGAGAAACCGTGATGACAACTTCTACCACAACTACTACAACCTCTTCCGGCACACGTTACAATGATAATGTGAGGCCTAACGATAACGCGCCGCGCGGATGCAGGTATGCCATGAGCGCACGTGATTATGATGATGCCAAAGCGACTATAAAATCAATAAGCTTTGATGATACAAGGGCCTCAACAGCAATGCAGATTATTTCGGCCAACTGCCTAAATACATCACAGATCATAGGCCTGCTTGACTTGTTCTCATTTGAAGATACCAAACTAAACCTGGCTAAAACCGCTTACGGCTACTGTGTGGACCAGAATAACTATTATAAGGTTGTAACCGCCTTTAAATTTGACAGCAGCAAAGAAGAACTGAACAGGTACATGCAGCAAAACAGGAGATAA
- a CDS encoding ABC transporter ATP-binding protein, with protein sequence MSQPIIDIKGITRDFPLGNEIIHVLKGIDLKINKGEYVALMGPSGSGKSTLMNLLGCLDTPTGGSYVLNGKDVSKMHDDELAEIRNKEIGFVFQTFNLLPRTTALDNVALPMVYAGYKKPERNARATEVLTQVGLQDRMDHKPNQLSGGQRQRVAVARALVNRPSIILADEPTGNLDSKTSVEIMNLFNEIHANGNTVILVTHEEDIAAYAHRVIRLRDGVIESDNKNK encoded by the coding sequence ATGTCGCAACCGATAATAGACATAAAAGGTATAACACGTGATTTCCCTTTGGGGAATGAAATTATACATGTGCTTAAAGGCATAGACCTGAAAATAAACAAAGGCGAATACGTAGCGCTCATGGGGCCTTCAGGCTCGGGCAAGAGTACGCTGATGAACCTGCTGGGCTGCCTTGACACCCCTACCGGCGGAAGTTACGTTCTTAACGGCAAAGACGTTAGCAAAATGCACGATGATGAGCTGGCCGAAATACGCAACAAAGAAATAGGCTTCGTGTTCCAGACATTCAACCTCCTGCCCCGCACCACCGCGCTAGACAATGTAGCGTTGCCAATGGTATATGCCGGCTATAAAAAGCCTGAGCGCAATGCCCGCGCCACTGAAGTGCTTACCCAGGTAGGCCTTCAGGACAGGATGGACCACAAACCCAACCAGCTATCCGGCGGGCAACGGCAAAGGGTAGCCGTAGCAAGGGCGCTGGTAAACCGGCCGTCAATAATCCTTGCTGATGAACCCACAGGTAACCTCGACAGTAAAACATCGGTAGAGATAATGAACCTGTTTAACGAGATACACGCCAATGGCAACACCGTAATACTTGTAACCCACGAAGAGGATATTGCAGCTTACGCGCATCGGGTAATCAGGCTAAGGGATGGGGTGATAGAGTCAGACAATAAGAATAAATAG
- a CDS encoding cob(I)yrinic acid a,c-diamide adenosyltransferase yields the protein MKVYTKTGDKGTTALFGGDRVPKHHIRIESYGTVDELNSHIGLIRDQDINPFYKRTLERVQDRLFTLGAILATPPEKEILKNGKQRLNIPKISEADIELLENEIDGMEAALPPMTHFILPGGHTTVSYCHIARCVCRRAERLSVHLDEIEPVDPLVLAYLNRLSDYLFVLARKLSHDLKADEVKWIPEKL from the coding sequence ATGAAAGTATACACTAAAACAGGAGATAAAGGCACTACTGCCCTATTCGGCGGTGACCGGGTGCCGAAACACCATATCAGGATTGAGAGCTACGGCACGGTTGACGAGCTTAACTCGCACATAGGGCTGATACGCGACCAAGATATAAATCCTTTTTATAAAAGAACTTTAGAGCGCGTGCAGGACAGGCTTTTTACTTTGGGTGCCATATTGGCAACACCGCCCGAAAAAGAAATCCTGAAGAACGGCAAACAACGCCTCAACATACCAAAAATATCTGAAGCAGATATCGAACTTCTTGAAAATGAGATTGACGGCATGGAAGCAGCGCTTCCGCCGATGACGCATTTTATACTTCCCGGCGGGCACACAACGGTGTCATACTGTCATATTGCGCGGTGCGTTTGCCGTCGTGCAGAGCGGCTTTCGGTACATTTAGATGAGATTGAGCCGGTAGATCCGCTTGTTTTGGCATACCTCAACCGACTTTCTGACTACCTTTTTGTACTGGCACGGAAGTTGTCACATGACCTGAAGGCCGACGAAGTGAAGTGGATACCGGAGAAGTTGTGA
- a CDS encoding DUF2795 domain-containing protein, translated as MYWTLELASYLSDAPWPATKDELIDYAIRTGAPLEVVENLQSIEDEGEIYESMEEIWPDYPTDEDYLWNEDEY; from the coding sequence ATGTATTGGACATTAGAATTAGCATCCTATTTAAGTGATGCCCCGTGGCCGGCAACAAAAGATGAGCTTATAGACTATGCCATCCGTACGGGTGCCCCGCTTGAGGTGGTAGAGAACCTTCAGTCAATTGAAGATGAAGGCGAAATCTACGAATCAATGGAAGAAATATGGCCTGATTATCCTACCGACGAAGATTATCTTTGGAACGAGGATGAATACTAG
- the secA gene encoding preprotein translocase subunit SecA produces the protein MSLINSILKVFVGDKSQKDIKAIQPLITKIKSFEGPLSQLSNDQLRAKTIEFKEKIQQARADKDAKIASYKLEVEKIEDIDAREDIYASIDALEKEAYDISEKVLLDILPEAFAVVKETARRFKENTQVVVTASAKDREFSATKPYVTIDGDNAIWANSWNAAGKEITWDMIHYDVQLIGGIVLHQGKISEMQTGEGKTLVATLPLYLNALTGNGVHLVTVNDYLARRDSSWKAPLFEFHGLTVDCIDNHQPNSEGRRKAYAADITYGTNNEFGFDYLRDNMAHSPEDLVQRKHNYAIVDEVDSVLIDDARTPLIISGPVPQGDRHEFNELKPKVDHLVNLQRTLINGVLAEAKKLIREGNTKEGGVLLLRAHRGLPKNKALIKFLSEEGVKQLLQKTENQYMADNNREMHKIDEALYFVIEEKNNQVELTDNGIKYLSQDTDEDFFVLPDIGTEIAAIEKQKLDKEAEMEARTKLYQDFSVKSERIHTLTQLLKAYTLFEKDVEYVIMDNKIMIVDEQTGRIMDGRRYSDGLHQAIEAKENVKIEAATQTFATITLQNYFRMYSKLAGMTGTAVTEAGEFWEIYKLDVVEIPTNRGMARKDKEDLIYRSTREKFNAVIEDVTELSKSGRPVLIGTTSVEISELLSRMLKMRGVEHNVLNAKLHKKEADIVAEAGKPGVVTIATNMAGRGTDIKLTPEVKAAGGLAIIGTERHDSRRVDRQLRGRAGRQGDPGSSQFYVSLEDNLMRLFGSERVAKVMDRMGLKEGEVIQHSMMTKSIERAQKKVEENNFGQRKRLLEYDDVMNKQRENVYKKRKHALFGDRLKVDIADMMYEIAETTVESYKASNDFKSFEFELIRIFSISSPVSESEFAKLSDRELTGKVYKVALETYNSKNAHNAAEAFQVIKNVYENNNGQYERIVVPFTDGVKTMNVVTDLEKAYQTEGTSLINDFEKNITLAIVDEAWKKHLRKMDELKQSVQLAVHEQKDPLLIYKEEAFKLFTKTLNGINREVISFLFKANLPTQNPNNIQEAREQQAPKEQYQESKAEVLNTDEMAAVAREVAQQSQSRPQTVETIVRDAPKINRNDTVTIKHVMSGKTETMKFKKAEALLGTGEWVIV, from the coding sequence ATGAGTTTAATAAACAGTATCCTTAAGGTTTTTGTGGGTGATAAATCCCAGAAAGACATAAAGGCAATCCAGCCGCTGATAACGAAGATAAAGTCGTTTGAAGGGCCTTTGTCGCAGCTGAGCAATGACCAGCTGAGGGCAAAAACCATTGAGTTTAAAGAAAAGATACAGCAGGCACGCGCAGATAAAGACGCTAAGATAGCATCATACAAGCTTGAGGTTGAGAAAATTGAAGACATTGATGCACGCGAAGACATCTACGCAAGTATCGATGCCCTCGAGAAAGAAGCTTATGATATTTCAGAGAAAGTATTGCTTGACATCCTTCCGGAAGCATTTGCCGTAGTGAAAGAAACTGCGCGCCGCTTTAAGGAGAATACACAGGTTGTAGTGACAGCCTCGGCTAAAGACAGGGAATTCTCTGCCACCAAGCCATATGTTACTATTGATGGTGACAATGCCATCTGGGCCAACTCATGGAATGCTGCGGGTAAAGAGATTACCTGGGACATGATTCATTACGATGTGCAGCTTATAGGCGGTATCGTACTGCACCAGGGTAAAATATCTGAAATGCAGACGGGTGAAGGTAAAACCCTTGTGGCTACCCTCCCGCTCTACCTTAACGCCCTTACCGGCAATGGTGTACACCTTGTAACGGTGAACGACTACCTTGCACGACGCGACAGCAGCTGGAAAGCACCGCTGTTTGAGTTCCACGGGCTTACGGTAGATTGTATTGATAACCACCAGCCGAACAGTGAAGGCCGCCGCAAAGCGTATGCTGCCGACATTACGTATGGTACAAACAATGAATTTGGCTTTGACTACCTTCGTGATAACATGGCTCACAGCCCGGAAGACCTTGTACAGCGCAAGCATAACTATGCGATTGTGGATGAGGTTGACTCGGTGCTTATTGACGATGCCCGTACCCCGCTTATCATATCGGGCCCGGTGCCGCAGGGCGACCGCCACGAGTTCAACGAACTGAAGCCAAAGGTAGACCACCTGGTGAACCTGCAGCGTACACTCATCAATGGTGTGCTTGCCGAGGCGAAAAAGCTTATCCGCGAAGGGAATACAAAAGAAGGCGGTGTACTGTTGCTACGTGCACACCGCGGGCTTCCGAAGAACAAGGCGCTTATCAAATTCCTTAGTGAGGAAGGCGTAAAGCAGCTGCTCCAGAAAACGGAAAACCAGTACATGGCCGACAATAACCGTGAAATGCACAAAATTGACGAGGCCCTGTATTTTGTAATTGAAGAAAAAAATAACCAGGTGGAACTTACTGATAACGGTATTAAATATCTGTCTCAGGATACTGACGAAGATTTCTTCGTACTGCCGGATATCGGTACTGAAATTGCTGCTATTGAAAAGCAAAAGCTTGACAAAGAGGCTGAAATGGAAGCGCGTACCAAACTGTACCAGGATTTCTCTGTGAAGAGCGAGCGTATCCATACACTTACACAGCTATTGAAAGCGTATACGCTTTTTGAAAAGGATGTGGAATATGTGATCATGGACAACAAAATTATGATTGTTGATGAGCAGACAGGCCGTATTATGGATGGGCGCCGTTACAGCGACGGGCTTCACCAGGCTATTGAAGCGAAAGAAAATGTGAAGATTGAGGCTGCCACCCAAACGTTTGCAACCATCACGCTTCAGAATTACTTCCGTATGTACAGCAAGCTTGCCGGTATGACGGGTACTGCGGTTACAGAAGCAGGCGAATTCTGGGAAATATACAAGCTTGACGTTGTTGAGATACCTACCAACCGGGGTATGGCACGTAAAGACAAAGAAGACCTTATTTACCGAAGCACACGCGAGAAATTCAACGCCGTGATTGAAGACGTTACCGAACTTTCTAAGTCAGGCCGTCCGGTGCTTATAGGTACTACTTCGGTAGAGATATCAGAGCTATTGAGCCGTATGCTTAAAATGCGCGGTGTTGAGCACAACGTATTGAACGCGAAGCTTCACAAAAAAGAAGCCGACATTGTGGCCGAAGCCGGTAAGCCGGGGGTTGTAACCATTGCTACCAACATGGCGGGCCGTGGTACCGACATTAAGCTTACACCTGAAGTGAAGGCTGCGGGCGGACTTGCTATTATTGGTACAGAGCGACACGATTCACGCCGTGTTGACCGCCAGCTGCGAGGCCGTGCAGGGCGCCAGGGTGACCCGGGAAGCTCACAGTTCTACGTATCGCTTGAAGACAACCTGATGCGCCTTTTTGGCTCTGAAAGGGTTGCAAAAGTGATGGACCGCATGGGCCTTAAAGAGGGTGAGGTTATCCAGCACTCTATGATGACAAAATCTATCGAGCGTGCGCAGAAGAAGGTGGAAGAGAATAACTTCGGCCAGCGTAAGCGTTTGCTTGAGTATGATGATGTTATGAACAAGCAGCGTGAAAATGTATACAAGAAACGTAAGCATGCACTTTTCGGAGACAGGCTGAAGGTGGATATTGCCGACATGATGTATGAGATTGCCGAGACCACGGTTGAAAGCTACAAGGCCAGCAATGACTTCAAGAGCTTTGAATTTGAACTGATACGCATTTTCTCAATAAGCTCTCCGGTAAGCGAAAGCGAGTTTGCAAAACTTAGCGACAGGGAACTTACAGGCAAAGTGTACAAAGTAGCGCTTGAAACCTACAACAGCAAGAACGCACACAACGCCGCGGAAGCCTTCCAGGTGATAAAGAATGTGTACGAGAACAACAACGGCCAGTATGAGCGCATCGTGGTTCCGTTTACTGACGGTGTCAAGACTATGAATGTGGTAACCGACCTTGAAAAGGCATACCAGACTGAAGGTACTTCGCTGATCAATGATTTTGAGAAGAACATCACGCTTGCCATTGTTGATGAAGCCTGGAAAAAGCACCTTCGCAAGATGGATGAACTGAAGCAGTCGGTACAGCTTGCAGTGCATGAGCAGAAAGACCCGCTACTTATCTATAAAGAAGAAGCATTCAAGCTGTTCACAAAAACGCTTAACGGCATTAACCGCGAGGTGATATCATTCTTGTTCAAGGCCAACCTGCCAACGCAAAACCCAAATAATATTCAGGAAGCACGTGAGCAGCAGGCGCCTAAAGAGCAATACCAGGAAAGCAAAGCTGAAGTACTGAATACTGATGAAATGGCTGCAGTAGCACGTGAGGTGGCTCAACAGTCGCAATCGCGCCCGCAGACAGTTGAGACCATCGTAAGGGATGCGCCGAAAATTAACCGTAATGATACAGTGACCATAAAGCACGTAATGAGCGGCAAAACCGAAACAATGAAATTTAAAAAAGCCGAAGCCCTGCTGGGTACAGGTGAATGGGTAATAGTTTAA
- a CDS encoding sodium:proton antiporter: MELYYSLSVLIVLASFFAYWNVRFLKLPSTIGIMVIAMFVSIILVIFGNYFPNTPTRISGIIAKFDFTELLMGAILNFLLFAGAVHINLKDLREQRTPIMVFSSISVVISTFVVGTLVYLIPMPSLEIPYIYCLLFGALISPTDPVAVLSILKGANVRKSLETKIAGESLFNDGVAVVVFAVLLQLAQGTSKDINVLNIAWLFIKEAGGGFIVGVALGIGASKAMSKIDDYKVSVLITLSVVMGGYLIARELHISGPLTMVFAGLIIGNFKRRWKMSVETKDYLDKFWELNDEILNAILFLFIGFNLLMIDDLNDYWLAGSASILIVLFSRFTSIWLPTKVIRFREKFTRGTIKILVWGGLRGGVSIALALSIADGPYKKVILAITYFVVVFSIIVQGLTVGKVASKILAKEQRQLQ, from the coding sequence ATGGAATTATACTATTCGCTTTCAGTACTCATCGTACTGGCCTCTTTTTTCGCTTACTGGAATGTGCGCTTTCTCAAACTGCCTTCAACCATCGGCATCATGGTCATTGCCATGTTCGTTTCCATCATATTGGTAATATTCGGTAATTATTTCCCAAACACCCCAACACGTATATCTGGCATCATTGCAAAATTCGATTTTACAGAACTGCTGATGGGCGCCATACTGAACTTCCTGCTATTTGCGGGTGCGGTGCATATCAATCTTAAAGACCTGCGCGAGCAGCGAACGCCCATCATGGTATTTTCATCGATTAGCGTTGTAATATCAACATTTGTGGTGGGTACGCTGGTATACCTCATCCCGATGCCCAGCCTTGAAATTCCGTACATCTATTGCCTGCTGTTCGGGGCGCTCATCTCCCCTACCGATCCTGTTGCCGTACTCAGCATCCTGAAGGGCGCTAACGTACGCAAATCGCTTGAAACAAAAATTGCGGGCGAGTCATTGTTTAATGATGGTGTGGCTGTTGTGGTATTTGCCGTTTTGCTCCAGCTGGCGCAGGGAACATCAAAGGATATTAATGTATTAAATATTGCGTGGTTATTCATAAAAGAAGCAGGCGGCGGATTTATAGTTGGCGTGGCACTGGGTATAGGCGCATCAAAAGCCATGAGTAAAATTGATGATTATAAAGTTTCGGTGCTTATAACGCTTTCGGTTGTTATGGGCGGATATCTCATCGCGCGGGAACTGCATATTTCAGGCCCGCTCACCATGGTTTTTGCGGGACTTATTATTGGCAACTTCAAGAGAAGGTGGAAAATGTCGGTTGAAACAAAAGACTATCTCGACAAATTCTGGGAGCTGAATGACGAGATACTTAATGCCATACTGTTCCTCTTTATTGGATTTAACCTATTGATGATAGATGACCTCAACGATTACTGGTTGGCGGGTTCTGCGAGCATTTTAATAGTGCTGTTTTCAAGATTCACATCAATATGGCTTCCTACAAAAGTTATCAGGTTCCGAGAGAAATTCACGCGCGGCACCATTAAGATATTAGTTTGGGGAGGCCTTCGTGGCGGGGTTTCTATTGCGCTGGCGCTCTCAATTGCCGATGGGCCTTATAAAAAAGTTATACTCGCGATAACTTATTTTGTAGTGGTGTTCTCTATTATTGTACAGGGACTAACGGTTGGGAAAGTGGCCAGTAAAATATTGGCCAAAGAACAGCGCCAACTACAATAA